In Salinarimonas sp., a genomic segment contains:
- a CDS encoding type II toxin-antitoxin system HipA family toxin, protein MAITVYFEDVPVCRLTGDPERFLVYDDAWRARPNAFPVSLAMPLSDGAAPAARALPWLANLLPETQLAEIGQIVGVSPQDVLGLLLRIGRDTAGALSIGAPRAPGEHRRAIPDERALVRILDELPQKPFLVAEEGVSMSLAGVQQKLAIVYEGGRFYLPLEGAPSTHILKPDARHLPGSVWNEAFCMTLARLAGLDVADVETGRAGARAYLLVTRYDRVRTPAGWARIHQEDLCQLLGRWPIAKYERGGPLREPGPGIADLFAAVGAYVSPGARLALMDALVVNVLLCNTDAHAKNYSVLIGAGGGARLAPLYDLVCAALYPRVDRLLPQAINGRTDPAELHGFDWRALARAVGLSPARTLDRVKQIAATVEARAQDAAARVAAMPAGDDPILERLVHAVTKRCRRIARQAEVVRG, encoded by the coding sequence ATGGCGATCACCGTCTATTTCGAGGACGTTCCGGTCTGCCGCCTGACGGGAGATCCCGAGCGCTTCCTCGTCTACGACGACGCCTGGCGCGCGCGGCCGAACGCGTTTCCCGTCTCGCTGGCGATGCCGCTCTCGGACGGCGCGGCGCCGGCGGCGCGCGCCCTGCCCTGGCTGGCGAACCTGCTGCCGGAGACGCAGCTCGCCGAGATCGGGCAGATCGTCGGCGTGTCGCCACAGGACGTGCTCGGCCTGCTCCTGCGCATCGGCCGCGACACCGCCGGCGCGCTCTCCATCGGCGCGCCGCGGGCGCCCGGCGAGCATCGCCGCGCGATCCCCGACGAGCGGGCCCTCGTGCGCATCCTCGACGAGCTGCCGCAAAAGCCCTTCCTGGTCGCGGAGGAGGGCGTGTCGATGTCGCTCGCTGGCGTGCAGCAGAAGCTCGCGATCGTCTACGAGGGCGGGCGCTTCTACCTGCCGCTCGAGGGCGCGCCCTCGACGCACATCCTCAAGCCCGACGCCCGCCACCTGCCGGGAAGCGTCTGGAACGAGGCCTTCTGCATGACGCTCGCCCGCCTCGCCGGTCTCGACGTCGCCGACGTGGAGACCGGCCGGGCCGGGGCGCGCGCCTATCTGCTGGTGACGCGCTACGACCGCGTGCGCACGCCCGCCGGCTGGGCACGGATCCATCAGGAGGATCTCTGCCAGCTCCTCGGCCGCTGGCCGATCGCCAAGTACGAGCGCGGCGGCCCGCTGCGCGAGCCCGGCCCGGGCATCGCGGACCTGTTCGCGGCGGTCGGTGCGTATGTCTCGCCCGGCGCGCGCCTCGCGCTGATGGACGCGCTCGTCGTCAACGTCCTCCTCTGCAACACCGACGCCCACGCCAAGAACTACTCCGTCCTGATCGGCGCCGGCGGCGGCGCGCGGCTGGCGCCGCTCTACGACCTCGTCTGCGCCGCTCTCTACCCCCGGGTTGATCGGCTGCTGCCCCAGGCGATCAACGGGCGCACCGATCCCGCCGAGCTCCACGGCTTCGACTGGCGCGCCCTCGCCCGCGCCGTCGGCCTCTCGCCGGCCCGCACGCTCGACCGGGTGAAGCAGATCGCGGCGACGGTCGAGGCGCGTGCGCAGGACGCCGCGGCGCGCGTGGCCGCCATGCCGGCGGGGGACGACCCGATCCTGGAGCGGCTCGTGCACGCGGTGACGAAGCGCTGCCGGCGCATCGCGCGACAGGCGGAGGTGGTGCGGGGGTGA
- a CDS encoding PIN domain-containing protein: MSVEAGSVYRDSNAFIAAFETRGGHANAMRSLFTGATPGVIRRVTSELTLAEVLAKPARLDDAELTDAYLTLIVRSGLRVRQQRPTHPAAHRHAAHRPDRRGRPRVPRDTMIETS; this comes from the coding sequence GTGAGCGTTGAGGCGGGATCCGTCTATCGCGACAGCAACGCATTCATCGCCGCATTCGAAACCCGGGGCGGTCATGCGAACGCGATGCGCAGCTTGTTCACCGGCGCCACGCCGGGCGTGATCAGGCGCGTGACGAGCGAATTGACCTTGGCGGAGGTGCTCGCGAAGCCGGCGAGGCTCGACGACGCGGAATTGACGGACGCGTATCTGACGCTGATCGTCCGGTCGGGGCTACGCGTTCGTCAGCAGCGACCGACGCATCCGGCTGCCCACCGGCATGCGGCGCATCGCCCCGACCGCCGAGGGCGTCCGCGAGTTCCTCGAGACACGATGATCGAGACCTCATGA
- a CDS encoding ABC transporter ATP-binding protein, with translation MTTTPLLSVRDLSVAFTQSGRTALAVDRVSFDIAKGETVALVGESGSGKSVTALSVLKLLPYPSASHPSGEIHFKGRDLLAASEQEIMQVRGADITMVFQEPMTSLNPLHVISRQIGEILRLHRQLSEKDARARTLDLLERVGIREAASRLDAYPHQLSGGQRQRVMIAMALANDPDLLIADEPTTALDVTVQAQILTLLAELKRDLGMAMLFITHDLGIVRKVADRVCVMLQGKIVEHGPVAEVFDNPQHEYTRRLLAAEPKGRPDPVPADAETLVEAGPIKVHFPIKRGFLGRTVGHVKAVDGVSVRVRAGETVGVVGESGSGKTTLGLAMLRLISSEGPVVFLGDRLDGLKSNRVRPYRKDMQIVFQDPYGSLSPRLSVAQIVEEGLLVMNSRLSLEERREIVARALLDVGLDPAAMDRYPHEFSGGQRQRIAIARAMALEPRFVVLDEPTSALDMSVQAQIVDLLRDLQKKRKLAYMFISHDLKVVRALANHVLVMQNGVVVEEGPAERIFEAPETDYTRALFAAAFALEARPDVVRE, from the coding sequence ATGACCACCACCCCCCTCCTCTCCGTCCGCGACCTCTCCGTCGCCTTCACGCAATCCGGGCGCACCGCGCTCGCGGTCGATCGCGTCTCCTTCGACATCGCCAAGGGCGAGACGGTGGCGCTCGTCGGCGAGTCGGGCTCCGGCAAGTCGGTCACCGCGCTCTCGGTGCTCAAGCTCCTGCCCTATCCGTCCGCCTCGCACCCGTCCGGCGAGATCCACTTCAAGGGCCGGGACCTCCTCGCCGCCTCCGAGCAGGAGATCATGCAGGTGCGCGGGGCGGACATCACCATGGTGTTCCAGGAGCCGATGACCTCGCTCAACCCGCTGCACGTGATCTCGCGGCAGATCGGGGAGATCCTGCGGCTCCACCGGCAGCTGTCGGAGAAGGACGCCCGCGCCCGCACGCTGGACCTGCTCGAGCGGGTGGGCATCCGCGAGGCCGCCTCGCGCCTCGACGCCTATCCCCACCAGCTCTCCGGCGGCCAGCGCCAGCGCGTGATGATCGCCATGGCGCTCGCCAACGACCCCGATCTCCTCATCGCCGACGAGCCGACGACGGCGCTCGACGTCACCGTCCAGGCGCAGATCCTGACGCTGCTCGCCGAGTTGAAGCGCGATCTCGGCATGGCGATGCTGTTCATCACCCACGATCTCGGGATCGTGCGCAAGGTGGCGGACCGGGTCTGCGTGATGCTGCAGGGAAAGATCGTCGAGCACGGCCCCGTGGCCGAGGTGTTCGATAATCCGCAGCACGAGTACACCCGCCGCCTCCTCGCCGCCGAGCCGAAGGGCAGGCCCGACCCCGTGCCGGCGGACGCCGAGACGCTGGTCGAGGCGGGGCCGATCAAGGTGCATTTCCCGATCAAGCGGGGCTTCCTCGGCCGCACGGTGGGGCACGTCAAGGCGGTGGACGGGGTGAGCGTGCGGGTGCGCGCCGGCGAGACGGTCGGCGTGGTGGGCGAATCCGGCTCCGGCAAGACCACGCTCGGCCTCGCCATGCTCCGCCTGATCTCGTCCGAGGGCCCGGTCGTCTTCCTCGGCGACCGGCTCGACGGGCTCAAGTCCAACCGCGTGCGCCCCTACCGCAAGGACATGCAGATCGTCTTCCAGGACCCCTACGGCTCGCTGTCGCCCCGCCTCTCGGTGGCGCAGATCGTCGAGGAGGGCCTCCTCGTCATGAACAGCCGGCTCTCGCTGGAGGAGCGCCGCGAGATCGTCGCCCGCGCGCTCCTCGACGTCGGCCTCGACCCGGCGGCCATGGACCGCTACCCGCACGAATTCTCCGGCGGCCAGCGCCAGCGCATCGCCATCGCCCGCGCCATGGCGCTGGAGCCCCGCTTCGTCGTGCTCGACGAGCCGACCTCCGCTCTCGACATGTCGGTCCAGGCGCAGATCGTCGACTTGCTCCGCGACCTCCAGAAGAAGCGCAAGCTCGCCTACATGTTCATCTCGCACGACCTCAAGGTCGTGCGTGCGCTGGCGAACCACGTCCTCGTCATGCAGAACGGCGTCGTGGTGGAGGAGGGGCCGGCGGAGCGCATCTTCGAGGCGCCGGAGACGGACTACACCCGCGCCCTCTTCGCCGCCGCCTTCGCGCTGGAGGCCCGGCCGGACGTGGTGCGGGAGTGA
- a CDS encoding extracellular solute-binding protein, with amino-acid sequence MTHPITRSGPTRRGFFMGVAAFAGALALPRGARAAYEAVSAVGLAQEDFVERHGMSLFGPLELPPDFAHLPYVKPDAPQGGEISRQVSSIAYNQNFSTFNTLNTYVLQGDGAAGMGATFDTLMAGSSDEPDALYGLLAETVARSKDGLVFRWRLRPQARFHDGSPLTAEDVAFTFMLLKEQAHPNLSQRLREVESAVALESHLVEVRFVPQRTRDIPLVVAGLPVFSKAYWEGRDFQASTLEAPLGSGAYRVGPFDVGRSITFERVEDYWGADLPINVGQNNFDRIRYEYFRDRDVAFEAFKAGQFSFREEFTSRQWARGYDFPAANEGRVVREELDTNLPQGPQGWWFNTRRAKFADPRVREAIGYAFDFEWTNENIMFSSYARLHSFFENSELKAEGPPSEAELALLEPYRAGLPEEVFGEPWVPPVSDGSGQDRALLRRANDLLREAGCERRGATLHLPSGEPFTIEFLDFSPLFQPHLQPFLANLKLLGIEGTSRIVDAAQYERRMNDFDFEVASRRFGASLTPGGSLRIVYGSEAAATSGTANISGVAEPVADALIEVIANAQSREEVVTAARALDRVLRAGRYMVPMWYKPTDWLAYWDEFSRPERRPRYGIGTSAWWFDEEKAARANRT; translated from the coding sequence CCGCCGGACTTCGCGCACCTGCCCTACGTGAAGCCGGACGCGCCGCAGGGCGGCGAGATCTCGCGGCAGGTCTCCTCGATCGCCTACAATCAGAACTTCAGCACCTTCAACACGCTGAACACCTACGTCCTGCAGGGCGACGGCGCCGCGGGCATGGGCGCGACCTTCGACACGCTCATGGCGGGCTCTTCGGACGAGCCGGACGCGCTCTACGGGCTCCTGGCGGAGACGGTGGCGCGCTCGAAGGACGGGCTCGTCTTCCGCTGGCGGCTGCGGCCGCAGGCGCGCTTCCACGACGGCTCTCCCCTCACCGCCGAGGACGTCGCCTTCACCTTCATGCTGCTGAAGGAGCAGGCGCATCCCAATCTCTCGCAGCGCCTGCGCGAGGTGGAGAGCGCCGTCGCGCTCGAGAGCCACCTCGTCGAGGTGCGATTCGTCCCGCAGCGCACGCGCGACATCCCCCTCGTCGTCGCCGGGCTGCCGGTCTTCTCGAAGGCCTATTGGGAAGGCCGGGACTTCCAGGCCTCGACGCTGGAGGCGCCGCTCGGATCCGGCGCGTACCGCGTCGGGCCCTTCGACGTCGGGCGCAGCATCACCTTCGAGCGGGTGGAGGATTATTGGGGCGCGGACCTGCCGATCAACGTCGGGCAGAACAATTTCGACCGCATCCGCTACGAGTATTTCCGCGACCGCGACGTCGCGTTCGAGGCCTTCAAGGCCGGCCAGTTCTCGTTCCGGGAGGAGTTCACCTCCCGCCAATGGGCGCGCGGCTACGATTTCCCGGCCGCGAACGAGGGACGGGTGGTGCGCGAGGAGCTCGACACCAACCTGCCGCAGGGGCCGCAGGGCTGGTGGTTCAACACGCGCCGCGCCAAGTTCGCCGATCCGCGGGTGCGCGAGGCCATCGGCTACGCGTTCGATTTCGAGTGGACGAACGAGAACATCATGTTCTCGTCCTACGCGCGGCTGCACTCCTTCTTCGAGAATTCCGAGCTGAAGGCGGAGGGGCCGCCCTCCGAGGCGGAGCTCGCGCTGCTCGAGCCCTATCGCGCGGGGCTTCCCGAGGAGGTCTTCGGCGAGCCCTGGGTTCCGCCCGTCTCGGACGGGTCGGGGCAGGACCGCGCGCTCCTGCGCCGCGCCAACGATCTCCTGCGCGAGGCGGGCTGCGAACGGCGCGGCGCCACGCTCCACCTGCCCTCGGGCGAGCCCTTCACGATCGAGTTCCTCGACTTCTCGCCCCTGTTCCAGCCGCATCTGCAGCCGTTCCTCGCCAACCTGAAGCTGCTCGGCATCGAGGGCACGTCGCGCATCGTCGATGCGGCCCAGTACGAGCGGCGGATGAACGATTTCGACTTCGAGGTCGCCTCGCGCCGCTTCGGCGCCTCGCTGACGCCGGGCGGCAGCCTTCGGATCGTCTACGGCTCGGAAGCGGCCGCGACGTCGGGGACGGCGAACATCTCCGGCGTGGCGGAGCCGGTGGCCGACGCGCTGATCGAGGTCATCGCCAACGCGCAGAGCCGCGAGGAGGTCGTCACCGCCGCGCGGGCGCTCGACCGGGTCCTGCGGGCCGGCCGCTACATGGTGCCGATGTGGTACAAGCCGACCGACTGGCTCGCCTATTGGGACGAGTTCTCGCGCCCCGAGCGCCGGCCGCGCTACGGGATCGGAACCTCCGCCTGGTGGTTCGACGAGGAGAAGGCGGCGCGCGCGAACCGGACCTGA
- a CDS encoding phosphopentomutase, whose translation MPRALVIVLDSVGVGGAEDAHAYGDETSDAESDTLGHIVEACRDGRGDRAGLRDGPLRIPHLARLGIGLAHAASTGRAAPLPDLAPQPEGPVAAYGYAVETSAGKDTPSGHYEIMGCPVPFAWGMFPKTEPTFPKALTDALIARAHLPGILGDKHANGMAIIEECAAEHVRTGKPICYTSADSVFQIAAHEAHYGLERLYETCRIARELCDAYKVGRVIARPFVGAPETGYTRTGNRKDYALPPPADTLLDVLVREGRAVVSVGKIGDIFAHRATGEEVKGHGNAANLDAALAAFARLPEGGLVFANLVDFDQEFGHRRDVPGYAAALEAFDARVPEIEAALRPGDRVVITADHGNDPTWIGTDHTREHVPVLAFGPGLAPRELGRRETFADMGAALAHWLGVAGTGQGTAFGM comes from the coding sequence ATGCCCCGCGCGCTCGTCATCGTCCTCGATTCCGTCGGCGTCGGCGGCGCCGAGGACGCGCATGCCTACGGCGACGAGACCTCGGATGCCGAATCCGACACGCTCGGCCACATCGTCGAGGCCTGCCGCGACGGCCGCGGCGATCGCGCCGGCCTGCGCGACGGGCCGCTGCGCATCCCCCACCTAGCCCGGCTCGGGATCGGCCTCGCCCACGCCGCCTCGACCGGGCGCGCCGCGCCGCTGCCGGACCTCGCGCCGCAGCCCGAGGGACCCGTGGCCGCCTACGGCTACGCGGTCGAGACCTCGGCGGGCAAGGACACGCCGTCCGGCCATTACGAGATCATGGGCTGCCCGGTCCCCTTCGCCTGGGGCATGTTCCCGAAGACCGAGCCCACCTTCCCGAAGGCGCTCACCGATGCGCTGATCGCGCGCGCGCACCTCCCCGGCATCCTCGGCGACAAGCACGCCAACGGCATGGCGATCATCGAGGAATGCGCCGCCGAGCACGTGCGCACGGGAAAGCCGATCTGCTACACCTCGGCGGATTCCGTCTTCCAGATCGCCGCGCACGAGGCGCATTACGGGCTGGAGCGGCTCTACGAGACCTGCCGGATCGCCCGCGAGCTCTGCGACGCCTACAAGGTCGGCCGCGTCATCGCCCGCCCCTTCGTCGGCGCGCCCGAGACCGGCTATACCCGCACGGGCAACCGCAAGGACTACGCCCTGCCCCCGCCCGCGGACACGCTCCTCGACGTCCTCGTGCGGGAGGGCCGCGCGGTCGTCTCGGTCGGCAAGATCGGCGACATCTTCGCCCACCGCGCCACCGGCGAGGAGGTGAAGGGCCATGGCAACGCGGCCAACCTCGACGCCGCCCTCGCCGCCTTCGCGCGGCTGCCCGAGGGCGGGCTCGTCTTCGCCAACCTCGTCGATTTCGACCAGGAGTTCGGCCACCGCCGCGACGTCCCCGGCTACGCCGCCGCGCTCGAGGCCTTCGACGCCCGCGTGCCCGAGATCGAGGCGGCGCTGCGCCCCGGCGACCGCGTCGTGATCACCGCCGACCACGGCAACGATCCGACCTGGATCGGCACCGACCACACCCGCGAGCACGTCCCGGTCCTCGCCTTCGGCCCGGGCCTCGCGCCGCGCGAGCTGGGCCGGCGCGAGACCTTCGCCGACATGGGCGCGGCATTGGCGCACTGGCTCGGGGTCGCGGGGACGGGGCAGGGGACGGCGTTCGGGATGTGA
- a CDS encoding ABC transporter permease has translation MNVTVDLRKPLEGQRLAPPVANKGLLNLTPINRRRLQNFKANKRGLWSFWIFMVLFVVTLFAEFIANDKPILAMYKGELLYPVVVDYPEEKFGGFLAVADYRDPFIADEIEANGWMLWPPIRFHYSTHNLNLPVPAPAPPTWMLDEAQCAQAIDRLGVESCDALEMNWLGTDDQGRDVLARLIYGFRISVLFGLVLAIASSIIGVIAGAVQGYFGGWVDLIFQRVIEIWTAIPSLYLLIIIASVITPTFWVLLFILLLFSWVSLVGVVRAEFLRARNFEYVRAARALGVADAKIMAKHVLPNAMVATLTFLPFILNGSITTLTSLDFLGFGLPPGSPSLGELLAQGKANLQAPWLGLTGFFVIALMLSLLIFVGEAVRDAFDPRKTFT, from the coding sequence ATGAACGTCACCGTCGATCTCAGGAAGCCCCTCGAAGGCCAGCGCCTCGCCCCGCCCGTGGCGAACAAGGGCCTGCTCAACCTCACGCCGATCAACCGGCGGCGGCTGCAGAACTTCAAGGCGAACAAGCGCGGGCTCTGGTCCTTCTGGATCTTCATGGTCCTTTTCGTCGTGACGCTGTTCGCGGAGTTCATCGCCAACGACAAGCCGATCCTCGCCATGTACAAGGGCGAGCTGCTCTATCCCGTGGTCGTCGACTATCCGGAGGAGAAGTTCGGCGGCTTCCTCGCGGTGGCGGACTATCGCGATCCGTTCATCGCCGACGAGATCGAGGCCAATGGCTGGATGCTGTGGCCGCCGATCCGCTTCCACTACTCGACGCACAATCTCAACCTTCCCGTCCCGGCGCCCGCGCCGCCGACCTGGATGCTCGACGAGGCGCAATGCGCCCAGGCGATCGATCGGCTCGGCGTCGAGAGCTGCGACGCGCTGGAGATGAACTGGCTCGGCACCGACGACCAGGGCCGCGACGTGCTGGCGCGGCTGATCTACGGCTTTCGCATCTCGGTCCTGTTCGGCCTCGTGCTCGCCATCGCCTCCTCGATCATCGGCGTGATCGCCGGCGCGGTGCAGGGCTATTTCGGCGGCTGGGTCGACCTGATCTTCCAGCGCGTGATCGAGATCTGGACGGCGATCCCCTCGCTCTACCTCCTGATCATCATCGCCTCCGTGATCACGCCGACCTTCTGGGTGCTGCTCTTCATCCTGCTCCTGTTCTCGTGGGTGTCGCTGGTGGGCGTCGTGCGCGCCGAGTTCCTGCGGGCGCGGAACTTCGAGTACGTCCGCGCCGCCAGGGCGCTCGGCGTCGCCGACGCCAAGATCATGGCCAAGCACGTCCTGCCCAACGCCATGGTGGCGACGCTGACCTTCCTGCCCTTCATCCTCAACGGCTCGATCACGACGCTCACCTCGCTGGACTTCCTCGGCTTCGGCCTGCCGCCGGGCTCGCCCTCGCTCGGCGAGCTCCTCGCCCAGGGCAAGGCGAACCTCCAGGCGCCCTGGCTCGGGCTCACGGGCTTCTTCGTCATCGCCTTGATGCTCTCGCTCCTGATCTTCGTCGGCGAGGCGGTGCGCGACGCCTTCGACCCGAGGAAGACGTTCACCTGA
- a CDS encoding microcin C ABC transporter permease YejB, producing MLAYILRRLLLMIPTLFGIMLISFVIIQFAPGGPVERIIAQLQGTDVGATSRIAGGGGDLASGAGNGGGETTSTYRGAQGLDPQFIAELEAQFGFDKPAYERFGLMLWNYIRFDFGESYFRDVTVVDLIIEKLPVSITLGLWMTILSYAISIPLGIKKAVRDGTPFDWWTSAIVIVGYAIPGFLFAILLIVLFAGGSFWQIFPLRGLTSDNWEELSLVGKALDYLWHIALPITAMALGAFATATLLTKNSFLDEIRKQYVMTARMKGLSERQVLYGHVFRNAMLIVIAGFPGAFIGAFFAGSLLIETIFSLDGLGLLSFESIVNRDYPVVFATLYIFSLVGLVVNLISDLTYVWIDPRIDFETREV from the coding sequence ATGCTGGCCTACATTCTCCGCCGCCTGCTCCTGATGATCCCGACCCTGTTCGGGATCATGCTGATCTCGTTCGTCATCATCCAGTTCGCCCCCGGCGGCCCGGTGGAGCGCATCATCGCGCAGCTGCAGGGCACCGACGTCGGCGCGACCTCGCGCATCGCCGGCGGCGGCGGAGATCTCGCGAGCGGCGCCGGGAACGGGGGAGGGGAGACGACCTCGACCTATCGCGGCGCGCAGGGGCTCGACCCCCAGTTCATCGCGGAGCTCGAGGCGCAGTTCGGCTTCGACAAGCCGGCCTACGAGCGCTTCGGGCTGATGCTGTGGAACTACATCCGCTTCGATTTCGGCGAGAGCTATTTCCGCGACGTGACGGTGGTGGACCTGATCATCGAGAAGCTGCCGGTCTCGATCACGCTCGGCCTGTGGATGACGATCCTCTCCTACGCCATCTCGATCCCGCTCGGGATCAAGAAGGCGGTGCGGGACGGCACGCCCTTCGACTGGTGGACCTCGGCGATCGTCATCGTCGGCTACGCCATCCCGGGCTTCCTGTTCGCCATCCTGCTGATCGTGCTCTTCGCCGGCGGCTCGTTCTGGCAGATCTTCCCCCTGAGGGGGCTGACCTCCGACAATTGGGAAGAGCTCTCGCTCGTCGGCAAGGCGCTCGACTATCTCTGGCACATCGCCCTGCCGATCACCGCCATGGCGCTCGGCGCCTTCGCGACCGCGACGCTGCTGACCAAGAACTCGTTTCTCGACGAGATCCGCAAGCAATACGTCATGACGGCGCGGATGAAGGGCCTCTCCGAGCGGCAGGTGCTCTACGGCCACGTCTTCCGCAACGCCATGCTGATCGTCATCGCCGGCTTCCCAGGCGCCTTCATCGGCGCCTTCTTCGCCGGTTCGCTCCTGATCGAGACGATCTTCTCGCTGGACGGGCTGGGGCTCCTCTCCTTCGAATCGATCGTCAACCGCGACTATCCGGTCGTGTTCGCGACGCTCTACATCTTCTCGCTCGTCGGCCTGGTGGTGAACCTGATCTCGGACCTCACCTACGTCTGGATCGATCCGCGCATCGACTTCGAGACGCGGGAGGTCTGA
- a CDS encoding PIN domain-containing protein, producing the protein MSPRMGETPQAPYSDGTRIYLDANVLIEFVERADAGLARLVSDARAGRIALVTSELTLAEVIVVPMRDGASGLLAQYRDLFEQPELIECAPITRGILERSGEIRAADGGKLADAIHLATAEIAGWRSSSPPTGASGHGRRWSASGSSA; encoded by the coding sequence TTGAGCCCCCGCATGGGTGAAACTCCGCAGGCTCCGTACTCCGACGGTACACGGATCTATCTCGACGCGAACGTGCTGATCGAGTTCGTCGAGCGCGCGGATGCCGGCCTCGCTCGCCTCGTCTCGGACGCGCGGGCTGGCCGTATTGCGCTCGTCACGAGCGAGCTGACGCTGGCGGAGGTGATCGTGGTGCCGATGCGGGACGGCGCCTCCGGGCTGCTCGCGCAGTATCGCGACCTTTTCGAGCAGCCCGAGCTGATCGAATGCGCGCCGATTACGCGCGGAATTCTCGAGCGCAGCGGCGAGATCCGTGCGGCGGACGGCGGCAAGCTCGCCGACGCCATCCACCTCGCGACCGCCGAGATCGCCGGCTGGAGGTCTTCCTCGCCTCCGACAGGCGCATCCGGCCACGGGCGCCGATGGTCCGCATCGGGATCGAGCGCGTGA
- a CDS encoding helix-turn-helix transcriptional regulator, whose product MIATPADLGALVRARRKALGLTQADLAARCGTGERFIVELEAGKSTVQLGKALLAAREVGLRLVDASARPSAPADTPPDDGKLDHLPRF is encoded by the coding sequence ATGATCGCGACGCCCGCCGATCTCGGCGCCCTCGTCCGCGCCCGCCGCAAGGCGCTCGGTCTCACCCAGGCCGATCTCGCGGCGCGCTGCGGGACCGGAGAGCGCTTCATCGTGGAGCTCGAGGCCGGCAAGTCGACCGTCCAGCTCGGCAAGGCCCTCCTCGCAGCCCGCGAGGTCGGCCTGCGCCTCGTCGACGCCTCGGCCCGCCCGTCCGCGCCCGCCGACACGCCGCCCGACGACGGCAAGCTCGACCACCTCCCGCGGTTCTGA
- a CDS encoding TrkH family potassium uptake protein codes for MARVSLDTWAPPALRPIMLLVGGMLLALSAAMLIPAGFDLYARNEDWRAFALSSIVTFACGLGLVLISRAKLAGGLTLRQAFVLTPLTWLTVALFAALPLYFSDYAQLRDSFTNAFFESVSGLTTTGATVIVGLQDAPPGVLIWRALLQWMGGIGIIATAIAILPALGVGGMQLFRTESSDRSEKVLPRVREIATAIVSLYVGFTLVCAIAYRLAGMSGFDALAHAFTTIATAGFSTHDNSLGNWVNPAVHWIAICGMLAGAVPFVLYVRLFQGELDTLRNSQVRVLFGFLTVVIALMALWLVSSGRYEIGDAVRHAAFNVVSVVTTTGFASTDYGAWGNVAVGVFFGLMFVGGCTGSTAGGVKIFRYEVMARLLHSHFLHLIYPRGVFPRSYAGRALPDDVVASVVVFFSLFFVCYSIITIVLMAFDLDFLTSASAAVSALSNVGPGLGPIIGPAGTFGPMPDPVKWVLAFAMLLGRLELFTVLILFMPRFWRG; via the coding sequence GTGGCGCGCGTCTCCCTCGACACCTGGGCGCCGCCGGCCCTCCGCCCGATCATGCTCCTCGTCGGCGGCATGCTGCTGGCGCTCTCCGCCGCGATGCTGATCCCCGCGGGCTTCGATCTCTACGCGCGCAACGAGGATTGGCGCGCCTTCGCGCTCTCCTCGATCGTCACCTTCGCCTGCGGGCTCGGGCTCGTGCTGATCTCGCGCGCCAAGCTCGCGGGCGGGCTGACGCTGCGTCAGGCCTTCGTGCTCACCCCGCTGACCTGGCTGACGGTGGCGCTGTTCGCGGCGCTGCCGCTCTACTTCTCGGACTACGCCCAGCTGCGCGACAGCTTCACCAACGCCTTCTTCGAGAGCGTGTCGGGCCTCACCACCACGGGCGCGACCGTGATCGTCGGCCTGCAGGACGCGCCGCCGGGCGTGCTGATCTGGCGCGCGCTGCTGCAATGGATGGGCGGCATCGGCATCATCGCGACCGCGATCGCCATCCTGCCGGCGCTCGGCGTCGGCGGCATGCAGCTCTTCCGCACCGAGAGCTCCGACCGCTCGGAGAAGGTGCTGCCGCGGGTGCGCGAGATCGCCACCGCCATCGTCTCGCTCTATGTCGGCTTCACATTGGTCTGCGCCATCGCCTACCGGCTCGCCGGGATGAGCGGCTTCGACGCGCTGGCGCATGCCTTCACCACCATCGCGACGGCGGGCTTCTCGACGCACGACAACTCGCTCGGCAATTGGGTCAACCCGGCGGTGCACTGGATCGCGATCTGCGGCATGCTCGCCGGCGCCGTGCCCTTCGTGCTCTATGTGCGCCTGTTCCAGGGCGAGCTCGACACGCTGCGCAACAGCCAGGTGCGGGTTCTGTTCGGCTTCCTCACGGTGGTGATCGCGCTGATGGCGCTGTGGCTGGTCTCGTCGGGCCGCTACGAGATCGGCGACGCCGTCCGCCACGCGGCCTTCAACGTCGTCTCGGTGGTGACGACCACCGGCTTCGCCTCGACCGATTACGGCGCCTGGGGCAATGTGGCGGTGGGCGTGTTCTTCGGGCTGATGTTCGTGGGCGGCTGCACCGGCTCCACCGCGGGCGGCGTGAAGATCTTCCGCTACGAGGTGATGGCGCGGCTCCTCCACAGCCATTTCCTGCACCTGATCTACCCCCGCGGCGTCTTCCCCCGCTCCTATGCCGGCCGCGCCCTGCCCGACGACGTCGTCGCCTCGGTGGTGGTGTTCTTCTCGCTGTTCTTCGTGTGCTACTCGATCATCACCATCGTCCTGATGGCCTTCGATCTGGACTTCCTCACCAGCGCCTCCGCGGCGGTGAGCGCGTTGTCGAACGTCGGCCCGGGGCTCGGGCCCATCATCGGCCCGGCGGGCACCTTCGGGCCGATGCCCGACCCGGTGAAATGGGTGCTCGCCTTCGCCATGCTGCTGGGGCGGCTGGAATTGTTCACGGTGCTGATTCTGTTCATGCCGCGGTTCTGGCGGGGGTGA